The sequence TGGCCAATTTATCACTACTGAAATCAATGCATTTTTTCTCTGCATCATTGCTAATTTACCTTTTATCGGCTATTGTCAAGAGATTAAACCACAGGGCATGTGCAAATGTAACATGATTTTGTAGATTGCTGAAACAATGATCAAGAATGGTAAGCTGCTATCGAAACACCCAGTGGTTCAATCTGATGTTCAGGCTATGAAAGAAAAAAGGAGACTAAAGGTAATTGCTTCTAAACACTTTAATGACCCTTATGTGAGCTGTGAACATGGTTTAAGTCTCGTCCTTTGCTCCTGCCAGTTTGGAGAACTTGAGTTCGGAGTGACTGCTCAAAGTGCCACTATCGGTTCTGCAGTAGCGGCAATTTTTGGGTAACATTCAAACTAACACAAAATTTCATATTCTGAAAGTATAATTTGGTTTCACTAGATTGATATCGGTTAATTCTCAAGTATGCATGTGAATACATATGGAAATACAATAGATGCGTGGTATGAAGTTGATGCTTCACTTCATGTGGCTACATAGTTTATGCCAACATGATTTGTGATTTGTCGTCAAAAGATTCTCCAAAGTTATCTGCAACTAGTTAACACCATTTATCAAATGGATAACCTAGCTGTGCCCTTGATTGGTAGAGGGTAGAATTGGGCTACATTTTCCCTTCTGTTTTCTTGTCACGGTTAGAGGGTAGAATTGCCCCCTGGCATCGAAACGAGGTTCAAAGTTCAAACGCTGGTCAACCCATTTCTTTCTGTAAAGAATTCACCTCCACATAATTTTGTGTTATCATTGGACTGTCATACTGTTTGGTTTAGCGCATCTGTGATATTAGAAAGTAAATACATCTGATCTGACACTTGTTACTTGATCCAGATTAATCTCATGGCAACTAGCACGAGGCGTGCAAAGTATTCCTGACAATACAACGCAATACACAAATGACAATGCACTGCAGTTGGCCAAGGTAATAAAACATAGCTTACCTGAATATTACAAAGTTCAGTTAACTTGTGAGTTCTATTCGACCTTCCAGCTAACTTCTTCCGTACCTTTTTCTTCCAAAAACAGTCGCTCAAGACCGCACTGCTTGTTCTTGGCTACACATCTACCGGCCTATCCTTATTCGCGGCTTTTGGGCTGCTGTTGCTAGCCCAGCAGATTAACTCTGAGAACAAATCGGAGTAACTGACAGGCACTCGCTGAAGTTGTGGACCTCATGCCTTGCCTTTCTATGCTCCAATGAGGCAAACGTTCATAGGGAATTGCATACACTGGGACCTTGTGTGTATCAGTGCATGCAATGTTCTGTATAAAAATAAAGAGCCAATTGTTTGTGATTACGGATAAAATAATCGGTGGAGATATTGAAGCAAACATGGAAGTCAGCCTGGGACTGACTGAAGAACAAATTGTTAGTGAACGCAACAGGGAACTGCTTGTATTCAAAATTGTGCTTTCGGAGTGTGGTACTGCTGTTACTCATCAAAACTGAAAAAAATCGTTCTTACCATCATAATTAAGTATGATGAATGAGTATATATTCTGCATGGTTTTTTTTTCGCGAGGAAGAGCATGATCTTTCCTATGAATCTGCAAGCTCAAAAACAAGAAACCACGCATGAAGCAAGAGTTGACGGTATCTTTTTTTAATCCAAAGCTGGGTACCACGTATCCTTAATTAATTATGTTCCGCGTGAATCTCTTTTCTTTTTCGTTACTTAAAAGAAAGAAATAAAATTCTCTATACGAATCTCATACTGATCTGCCAAGGTGGCCATGTCCCAATAATGTGGGGAGCCCGATTCGGTATTTTTTTTTGGAAGCCCAAGTCCAGAGCGGGCCCAGTCCAGTTCATCCTCCACCTGCTCCGCCGGCTGCTCTTCTTCTCCCCTCTCGCTATATCCCCGGGGACCTCACAGCCACATCTCTCCACTGCTCCGTCCAGCGCGTCCACCTCCCAAACCCCTACTCCCCCAGGAAGCAATGGCTTCCCCCACCCAGGGCCAGGTCATCACCTGCAAAGGTAACCTGCTTGATCTTGTGTGCTCCTGCTTCTTCGCATCGGTAGGGGTAGCAGTTTCCTTGTATTGTTCGTTGTTCGTACGACGTTCGATTTGATCTGGCGTGAGGGGGTTCATGGCTGGTCTGTGCGTGCAGCGGCGGTGGCGTACGAGCCGAACAAGCCACTCGTGATCGAGGACGTGCAGGTGGCGCCGCCGCAGGCCGGCGAGGTCCGCGTCAAGATCCTATTCACCGCGCTCTGCCACACCGACCACTACACCTGGAGCGGCAAGGTGTTGTCTTGTTCTCCTAACTTACTCATGCTCGTTTGGTTTTTTTTCTTCCAATCTAGGGTTCTTGAAATTCTACGAAATGGTCACTCACTCTGGTGGGTGTAGTAGCCATTGGCAAATGGCAATCCTGACGCTGATGGACAGTCGCTGTTCTGATATAATTTGGCGTTTTGGTCGTATTTTTGTCACTTCATCTTGTGGCTATGTTCCTAGAGTTTTATAGACTGGTTGATAAAATAATGATTCTAAACAAATACAAGGATTTGATGGCGCACTGTAAGACTTTTTCCTACTTTCCCTCACTAACAGGGGATGGTGCCATCAGCTGTAACGTAAGAATATTGCTGAAACTTGGTATTGTTAGTTAGACACATGCTGTGCAATTATAGTAGGTATTATTTAGTTGACCATGTGGTCATGTTAGAACACTAGAACGATATTAATACCTCCGTTTTCTATGCAGGATCCTGAGGGTCTTTTCCCTTGCATTCTTGGCCACGAAGCTGCCGGGTAATAAGTGTGTGTGTATTTGCTTCAGTTCTATACACGAAGTAATTCATCGTTGGGCTGTGATGGACAATTTTTCTTTTACTTGTCTTAATAGAATTGTGGAAAGTGTCGGTGAAGGAGTAACTGATGTGCAGCCTGGGGATCATGTCATTCCTTGCTACCAAGCAGAATGCAAAGAATGCAAGTTTTGCAAGAGCGGAAAGACCAACCTCTGTGGTAAGGTCCGGAGTGCCACAGGCGTAGGTGTCATGATGAATGATATGAAGAGCAGGTTCTCTGTAAATGGAAAGCCCATTTACCATTTCATGGGGACATCAACATTCAGCCAGTACACTGTGGTGCATGATGTCAGTGTTGCAAAGATCAACCCACAGGCACCCTTAGATAAAGTCTGCCTGCTCGGTTGTGGTGTTCCTACTGGTATGTTCTTTTCATGTATGTTTACTTGCTTTTATATTTAGGATATAAATTGCTAATTCAGGACACATATTTGTCCGCATTGTTTTGAGGATTCCTTGATCCTCAGGAGTCAGGACAGTTATCCTGTCATACATATTGTTGTGTGGCTTAGTGCTAAGTATCTTTGCATGTGATACTTATATATTTGTCTGCCTCGGTGTATTGCTGTATACTTTATTACTACCAATGTTTCTCTCTCATTGTTTATGCCTAAACTGCAATAGTTAGCACCAATATTTTCTTAACATGCACAATCACGAAGACATTCTTACATTTGTTCATGATCCATGCAACTAGCAAAAAGTTGGTGGTTTTAATCTCATGCAGAAACTCGCATGCCATTTCTTTTTGTGTCTTTGTGATGACGCAAAAATCCCTGTTTTTATTCTGTGAAATGAATTGATTATGAAAAACCATACTGCTGCTAGCCTGCTACACTGATTGAACTACTGACAACATGTTTAGCAGCTTCACACTTATACATATCTTTTCTCGTTATCCTCTAAATATTTTCCTATAATAAGTGGTATTTAGTTTGTCCATAGTCCATACATCTGACAAAGTTTAATCATCCAGGTCTTGGAGCGGTGTGGAATACTGCAAAGGTTGAATCTGGCTCAGTTGTTGCTGTTTTTGGCCTTGGAACAGTTGGACTTGCAGTAAGTTTCTCTTATTAGGTCATTGTCATAAACCTGAGTTAGTGGGTAGGATTTTGACTTCTGAGTTTCTCCTTTAGGTTGCTGAGGGAGCAAAAGCTGCTGGTGCTTCTCGAGTTATTGGCATTGACATCGACAATAAAAAGTTTGATGTTGGTATGGTTTACGTCCTCCGCAATTATGTTCTTCGACTCTTATTCTTCTCTTATGTTGTTTATCAGCTGGTGAAATGGGAAAATTCTAATTTCCTTTGTTTCCAATGCACTGAACGTGTCCATTTTCTTGTGCAAGTTGTGGAACCTGTTAATAAATTGGGACCACTAACTTCTGTTGCTTTTGTTTCTATTAAAAAAGGACAGACCGAAGTGGGGTCTAGGAAAGGAATAACCGAGGCAAGCCCCACCCCTGCAATTTTTGTGGAGAGGCTGCATTTTTTATCTAACGTGGAACAGAAAATCTCCAAAGTTATATTCTGTAGGGCTAACTCTATTAATTTCTACAATGTAAGCAGTATATCTACTGCCCTAGATAAATAGAAGTTCAAAAGGATATTGTTTATGAAGTgcaggaaaacttggatgcaacaaCTGTAGTTACCGAATCTGAGTGGCTTGATAGTTCTGAATTTCCTGAACCTGATTTTTATTTCCTCGTTAATATATTCCCAGTGGTCAAAGGTGCATTTTGGGGATGTGCAGTTCACTTGTGCTAGTGGTCTATCATTTATTTATAATAAACTATGTATTCATCATTCCATCTGTTGTATATACCTACGAAGCACATGCCTCCTCTAATCTTTGTCTCACTGTTTGCAGCAAAGAACTTTGGAGTTACAGAATTTGTTAACCCAAAAGAGCATGACAAACCGATACAGCAGGTCCTGGTCGATCTTACAGATGGCGGCGTGGATTACAGCTTTGAGTGCATTGGAAATGTTTCGGTTATGAGGGCTGCACTGGAATGCTGCCACAAGGTAAAGCGTTCCCATTGCGGCATCTGGGTGTTGCTGCTTATATCTCAGCTGTATCCTGTTTATCCAGCCATTCCCATTCGCTTGTTTTAAATTTGGGGGCGCGCACACCTGTAGGGCTGGGGAACCTCCGTCATCGTCGGCGTcgccgcctctggccaggagatcGCCACACGACCATTCCAGCTCGTGACTGGGCGTGTCTGGAAGGGAACCGCTTTCGGTGGCTTCAAGAGCCGGACCCAGGTCCCATGGCTTGTTGACAAGTACATGAAAAAGGTACTGCTGCGCTATCACGAGTACTTGCCCAGCCAAGTGTGTTCTCGGCTTACCAAAGTTTGTGCTGTCCGCAGGAAATTAAGGTGGACGAGTACATTACGCACAACATGAACCTGGCTGACATCAACGACGCCTTCCACCTGCTGCACGAAGGTGGCTGTCTGCGTTGTGTGCTGGCAATGCAGATTTGAAATTCCTAAGCTAAGCAGTTTTTGTTTTGGAACTAGAACTCCTTTTTGCCTCGTTAGGCCTGGACCCGCTGTATAATGCTATGTTGTGTTGGATGGCTGACGATGGTTACTGCTGTGTTGCTAGCAATGTGGTACTTGATCTGTATCACGGTTGCAAATAAGTGCTGTTTCTAAAACACTCCCTCTCGGTGAATAAGGggttgtttggtttgaggaatcattCCATCCAAAATGAGGTGGTGCATCATAGATCTATTCCTCAAATTTGCTCGGATGACTTCAATCcttatattagtactaactaattcactatgaggaatgagatggtgatggatcaactaattcc is a genomic window of Zea mays cultivar B73 chromosome 5, Zm-B73-REFERENCE-NAM-5.0, whole genome shotgun sequence containing:
- the LOC542459 gene encoding alcohol dehydrogenase class-3 — translated: MASPTQGQVITCKAAVAYEPNKPLVIEDVQVAPPQAGEVRVKILFTALCHTDHYTWSGKDPEGLFPCILGHEAAGIVESVGEGVTDVQPGDHVIPCYQAECKECKFCKSGKTNLCGKVRSATGVGVMMNDMKSRFSVNGKPIYHFMGTSTFSQYTVVHDVSVAKINPQAPLDKVCLLGCGVPTGLGAVWNTAKVESGSVVAVFGLGTVGLAVAEGAKAAGASRVIGIDIDNKKFDVAKNFGVTEFVNPKEHDKPIQQVLVDLTDGGVDYSFECIGNVSVMRAALECCHKGWGTSVIVGVAASGQEIATRPFQLVTGRVWKGTAFGGFKSRTQVPWLVDKYMKKEIKVDEYITHNMNLADINDAFHLLHEGGCLRCVLAMQI